In Firmicutes bacterium ASF500, a single genomic region encodes these proteins:
- the banIM gene encoding Modification methylase BanI produces MKASSAFCLRCRMMEVTNDLIRYFDMFAGIGGFRAGLTRAGGFQCVGHCEIDKYADASYRAIHDIGEEEVYYPDAREIDPGGMPDFDLLCGGFPCQSWSAAGNRLGFADPRGTLFFEIARLAEARKPAYLLLENVPRLLQHDQGQAFATILAALHELGYGLEWNVCNSADHGTPQSRKRLFLVGYLDPRCAGQVFPLPGNDGKALIQLIGGAQGYRVYDIAGVACTQTAGSGGTGAKTGLYLIPPDAAFVDLSVGEPRRTDTARCLTARYGQTTLSNHRAERSGVLLIKEGTKQGYAEAAPGDSVDLGFPNSRTRAGRVSKLAHDAASVQGIVERGGRIRRLMPRECLRLQGFAEDQIDRLLAITSDAQAYKQAGNSVTVNVIEAIGRRIRAVDEQLRREDAAA; encoded by the coding sequence ATGAAAGCGTCCTCGGCTTTCTGCTTGCGCTGCAGAATGATGGAGGTGACGAATGATCTGATCCGTTATTTTGATATGTTCGCGGGGATCGGCGGCTTCCGGGCCGGACTGACCCGCGCGGGCGGTTTCCAGTGTGTCGGCCACTGCGAGATCGACAAGTACGCCGACGCCAGCTACCGTGCCATCCATGACATCGGAGAGGAGGAAGTATACTATCCAGACGCCAGAGAAATTGACCCCGGCGGAATGCCGGACTTCGACCTGCTTTGTGGCGGATTTCCTTGTCAATCTTGGTCAGCGGCAGGAAATCGACTTGGCTTCGCTGACCCCAGAGGAACTCTCTTCTTTGAGATTGCCCGACTGGCTGAAGCCCGAAAGCCTGCGTATCTGCTGCTTGAAAATGTTCCCCGCCTTTTACAGCATGACCAGGGACAGGCGTTTGCGACCATCCTCGCCGCGCTTCATGAGCTGGGGTATGGTCTCGAATGGAATGTGTGCAACAGCGCAGACCACGGGACTCCTCAATCGCGGAAAAGGCTGTTCCTTGTCGGATATCTTGATCCCCGATGCGCCGGCCAGGTATTTCCTCTCCCCGGAAATGACGGCAAGGCTCTTATACAGCTCATCGGAGGAGCGCAGGGATACCGGGTCTACGATATCGCAGGAGTCGCCTGCACCCAAACCGCAGGCTCAGGCGGCACCGGAGCCAAAACCGGACTGTACCTGATTCCGCCTGACGCCGCCTTTGTGGATCTGTCTGTTGGGGAACCCCGGCGGACCGATACCGCCCGGTGCCTCACCGCCCGGTACGGGCAGACCACCCTTTCCAACCACAGAGCCGAGCGATCCGGGGTGCTGCTGATCAAAGAGGGAACCAAACAGGGCTATGCGGAGGCCGCCCCCGGCGACAGCGTGGATCTGGGCTTTCCAAACAGCAGAACCAGAGCGGGCCGGGTGAGCAAGCTGGCCCATGACGCCGCCAGTGTGCAGGGCATCGTGGAACGGGGCGGGCGTATCCGCCGCCTCATGCCCAGGGAGTGTCTCCGGCTCCAAGGCTTCGCAGAAGATCAGATCGACCGCCTGCTGGCCATCACCTCGGACGCCCAGGCGTATAAACAGGCGGGCAATTCTGTCACCGTCAATGTGATTGAGGCCATAGGCCGCCGAATCCGGGCGGTGGATGAACAGCTCCGAAGGGAGGATGCGGCCGCATGA
- the metK_1 gene encoding S-adenosylmethionine synthase has translation MRDNYVLTAESVTEGHPDKLCDAIADSVLDACLKNDPAARVACEVMATAGKIIVAGEITASGLPDIPAIVCRTVRETGYGSDYEVEVITHDQSCDIAGAVSQDVQMGAGDQGIVYGFACSETAELLPLPVVLAHRLTLLLTNARKTGTIQGLGPDGKAQVSVEYQGGKPHRIAVVVVSCQHDADKDMDELRREITRHVIVPALRDLYPDHKTEAFINPSGRFVLGGFEADTGLTGRKLMADTYGGLAPHGGGALSGKDGSKVDRSGAYIARYIAKNIVAAGLAEKCTVSLAYAIGRAEPVAVDIDAHQTGKYPEAVLEQAVQTVFDLTPARMISALGLDRPIFAQFYNYGHFTHQDAPWEQTDQATALAEACQMSVAGVFTR, from the coding sequence ATGAGAGATAATTACGTTCTGACCGCTGAGTCGGTCACCGAGGGCCACCCGGACAAGCTGTGCGACGCCATTGCCGACAGCGTCCTGGACGCCTGCCTGAAGAATGACCCCGCCGCCCGTGTGGCCTGCGAGGTCATGGCCACCGCGGGAAAGATCATCGTGGCCGGGGAGATCACTGCCAGCGGCCTGCCGGACATCCCTGCCATCGTCTGCCGGACTGTTCGGGAAACCGGCTATGGATCGGACTATGAGGTGGAGGTCATCACCCATGACCAGAGCTGCGATATCGCCGGCGCAGTTTCCCAGGATGTCCAGATGGGCGCCGGCGACCAGGGCATCGTGTACGGTTTCGCCTGTTCGGAGACGGCGGAACTGCTGCCACTGCCCGTAGTGCTGGCCCACCGGCTGACTCTGTTGCTCACCAATGCCCGCAAGACGGGGACCATCCAGGGCTTGGGGCCGGACGGCAAGGCCCAGGTGTCCGTGGAGTACCAGGGCGGCAAGCCCCACCGGATCGCCGTTGTGGTGGTCTCCTGCCAGCATGACGCGGACAAGGATATGGACGAGCTGCGCCGGGAGATCACGCGGCACGTCATCGTCCCCGCCCTGCGGGATCTGTACCCGGACCACAAGACGGAGGCTTTTATCAATCCCTCCGGGCGGTTCGTGCTGGGCGGCTTTGAGGCGGACACCGGCCTGACGGGCCGGAAGCTGATGGCGGACACCTACGGCGGGCTGGCCCCCCATGGCGGCGGGGCACTGTCCGGGAAGGACGGCAGCAAGGTAGACCGCAGCGGGGCCTACATAGCCCGGTACATCGCCAAGAATATCGTGGCCGCTGGGCTGGCGGAGAAATGCACCGTCAGCCTCGCCTACGCCATCGGCAGGGCCGAGCCGGTGGCGGTGGACATCGACGCCCACCAGACCGGGAAATACCCGGAGGCTGTGCTGGAGCAGGCTGTCCAGACTGTGTTTGACCTGACCCCCGCCAGGATGATCTCCGCCCTGGGGCTGGACCGTCCCATCTTCGCGCAGTTCTACAACTACGGGCACTTCACTCACCAGGACGCCCCCTGGGAACAGACGGATCAGGCCACGGCCTTAGCGGAAGCCTGCCAGATGTCGGTGGCCGGGGTATTCACCCGGTGA